A part of Bufo bufo chromosome 7, aBufBuf1.1, whole genome shotgun sequence genomic DNA contains:
- the TRAF7 gene encoding E3 ubiquitin-protein ligase TRAF7 isoform X1 → MTSSKNPRFSHFSAGATNTPPENTAGTRMETTFGPAFTPVTTITKADGANTFKQHRRTPSSSSTLAFSPRDDDDVMPPISSSRRSDSAISVRSLHSESNMPLRSTFSLHEEEEEPDPLVFAEQPSVKLCCQLCCSVFKDPVITTCGHTFCRRCALTSEKCPVDNAKLTVVVNNIAVAEQIGELFIHCKYGCRPCANGKPTTYEVDPHGCPFTIKLSARKDHEGSCDYRPVRCPNNPNCPPLLKMNLEAHLKECEHIKCPHSKYGCTFIGNQDTYETHLETCKFEGLKEFLQQTDDRFHEMQVAMTQKDQEIAFLRSMLGKLSEKIDQLEKNLDLKFDVLDENQSKLSEDLMEFRRDASMLNDELSHINARLNMGILGSYDPQQIFKCKGTFVGHQGPVWCLCVYSIGDLLFSGSSDKTIKVWDTCTTYKCQKTLEGHDGIVLALCIQGSKLYSGSADCTIIVWDIPTLMKVNTIRAHDNPVCTLVSSHNMLFSGSLKAIKVWDIVGTDLKLKKELTGLNHWVRALVASQNYLYSGSYQTIKIWDIRTLECVHVLQTSGGSVYSIAVTNHHIVCGTYENLIHVWDIESKEQVRTLTGHVGTVYALAVISTPDQTKVFSASYDRSLRVWSMDNMICTQTLLRHQGSVTALAVSRGRLFSGAVDSTVKVWTC, encoded by the exons ATGACCTCGAGTAAGAATCCAAGATTCAGTCATTTTTCAGCTGGTGCCACGAACACACCACCAGAAAACACCGCCGGG acCAGAATGGAAACCACGTTTGGTCCAGCCTTTACACCGGTGACCACCATTACTAAAG CGGATGGTGCAAACACTTTCAAGCAGCACCGCCGGACGCCCTCCTCTTCCAGCACCTTAGCCTTCTCACCTCgagatgatgatgatgtcatg CCTCCGATTAGCAGCTCGCGGCGCTCGGACTCCGCCATATCTGTCCGCTCCTTGCACTCCGAGTCCAACATGCCCTTGCGCTCCACCTTCTCACTCCACGAAGAAGAGGAAGAGCCG GACCCCCTGGTATTCGCGGAGCAGCCCTCGGTGAAGCTTTGCTGCCAGCTGTGCTGCAGTGTATTTAAAGACCCTGTTATTACCACGTGCGGG CATACGTTCTGCAGGAGGTGCGCCTTAACATCAG AGAAGTGCCCGGTGGACAATGCCAAACTAACGGTGGTGGTGAATAACATCGCCGTCGCGGAGCAGATAGGGGAGCTTTTTATCCATTGTAAATACGGCTGCCGCCCCTGCGCCAATGGGAAGCCAACGACATACGAGGTGGACCCCCATGGCTGCCCCTTCACCATTAAACTAAGTGCCAGAAA GGACCATGAAGGCAGTTGTGATTATCGGCCGGTGCGTTGTCCTAATAATCCGAACTGCCCCCCACTGCTGAAAATGAACCTGGAGGCCCACCTGAAGGAGTGTGAACACATCAAGTGCCCTCATTCAAAGTATGG GTGCACGTTCATTGGGAACCAGGACACCTACGAAACACACCTAGAGACCTGTAAATTTGAGGGTCTCAAGGAATTCCTCCAGCAGACAGATGACCGATTCCACGAAATGCAAGTGGCCATGACACAGAAAGACCAGGAGATCGCCTTCCTCCGCTCCATGCTTGGAAAACTCTCAGAGAAGATCGACCAGCTGGAGAAGAACCTAGATCTTAAGTTTG ATGTCTTGGACGAGAACCAAAGCAAGCTGAGCGAAGACTTGATGGAGTTCCGCAGAGATGCCTCAATGCTGAAT GATGAACTTTCCCACATCAACGCTCGGCTGAACATGGGAATACTTGGCT CCTACGACCCCCAGCAGATATTtaagtgtaagggtactttcgtgGGGCACCAAGGCCCAGTGTGGTGTTTATGCGTCTACTCCATAGGAGATCTGCTGTTTAGTGGCTCCTCTGACAAAACCATAAAG GTGTGGGACACCTGTACAACGTACAAATGCCAAAAGACGCTGGAGGGGCATGACGGCATCGTACTGGCCCTTTGTATTCAAGG AAGCAAGCTCTACAGCGGCTCAGCGGACTGCACCATAATT GTGTGGGACATCCCAACTCTCATGAAAGTGAACACTATCCGAGCGCATGACAACCCAGTGTGCACTCTAGTGTCCTCACACAACATGCTCTTCAGCGGCTCCCTAAAAGCCATCAAG GTTTGGGACATAGTGGGTACAGATTTAAAGCTGAAGAAGGAGCTGACCGGTCTTAACCACTGGGTCCGTGCACTGGTGGCCTCACAGAACTACTTGTACAGCGGATCTTACCAGACCATAAAG ATATGGGACATTCGGACCCTGGAGTGTGTCCACGTCCTGCAGACTTCGGGTGGAAGTGTTTACTCCATTGCCGTCACCAACCACCACATCGTGTGCGGGACATATGAAAATCTCATCCAC gtCTGGGACATCGAGTCCAAGGAACAAGTTCGTACATTAACCGGACACGTGGGGACAGTGTACGCTTTAGCCGTCATCTCCACCCCTGACCAAACTAAGGTTTTCAGTGCCTCGTATGACAGATCTTTACGG
- the TRAF7 gene encoding E3 ubiquitin-protein ligase TRAF7 isoform X2: MTSSKNPRFSHFSAGATNTPPENTAGTRMETTFGPAFTPVTTITKADGANTFKQHRRTPSSSSTLAFSPRDDDDVMPPISSSRRSDSAISVRSLHSESNMPLRSTFSLHEEEEEPDPLVFAEQPSVKLCCQLCCSVFKDPVITTCGHTFCRRCALTSEKCPVDNAKLTVVVNNIAVAEQIGELFIHCKYGCRPCANGKPTTYEVDPHGCPFTIKLSARKDHEGSCDYRPVRCPNNPNCPPLLKMNLEAHLKECEHIKCPHSKCTFIGNQDTYETHLETCKFEGLKEFLQQTDDRFHEMQVAMTQKDQEIAFLRSMLGKLSEKIDQLEKNLDLKFDVLDENQSKLSEDLMEFRRDASMLNDELSHINARLNMGILGSYDPQQIFKCKGTFVGHQGPVWCLCVYSIGDLLFSGSSDKTIKVWDTCTTYKCQKTLEGHDGIVLALCIQGSKLYSGSADCTIIVWDIPTLMKVNTIRAHDNPVCTLVSSHNMLFSGSLKAIKVWDIVGTDLKLKKELTGLNHWVRALVASQNYLYSGSYQTIKIWDIRTLECVHVLQTSGGSVYSIAVTNHHIVCGTYENLIHVWDIESKEQVRTLTGHVGTVYALAVISTPDQTKVFSASYDRSLRVWSMDNMICTQTLLRHQGSVTALAVSRGRLFSGAVDSTVKVWTC, encoded by the exons ATGACCTCGAGTAAGAATCCAAGATTCAGTCATTTTTCAGCTGGTGCCACGAACACACCACCAGAAAACACCGCCGGG acCAGAATGGAAACCACGTTTGGTCCAGCCTTTACACCGGTGACCACCATTACTAAAG CGGATGGTGCAAACACTTTCAAGCAGCACCGCCGGACGCCCTCCTCTTCCAGCACCTTAGCCTTCTCACCTCgagatgatgatgatgtcatg CCTCCGATTAGCAGCTCGCGGCGCTCGGACTCCGCCATATCTGTCCGCTCCTTGCACTCCGAGTCCAACATGCCCTTGCGCTCCACCTTCTCACTCCACGAAGAAGAGGAAGAGCCG GACCCCCTGGTATTCGCGGAGCAGCCCTCGGTGAAGCTTTGCTGCCAGCTGTGCTGCAGTGTATTTAAAGACCCTGTTATTACCACGTGCGGG CATACGTTCTGCAGGAGGTGCGCCTTAACATCAG AGAAGTGCCCGGTGGACAATGCCAAACTAACGGTGGTGGTGAATAACATCGCCGTCGCGGAGCAGATAGGGGAGCTTTTTATCCATTGTAAATACGGCTGCCGCCCCTGCGCCAATGGGAAGCCAACGACATACGAGGTGGACCCCCATGGCTGCCCCTTCACCATTAAACTAAGTGCCAGAAA GGACCATGAAGGCAGTTGTGATTATCGGCCGGTGCGTTGTCCTAATAATCCGAACTGCCCCCCACTGCTGAAAATGAACCTGGAGGCCCACCTGAAGGAGTGTGAACACATCAAGTGCCCTCATTCAAA GTGCACGTTCATTGGGAACCAGGACACCTACGAAACACACCTAGAGACCTGTAAATTTGAGGGTCTCAAGGAATTCCTCCAGCAGACAGATGACCGATTCCACGAAATGCAAGTGGCCATGACACAGAAAGACCAGGAGATCGCCTTCCTCCGCTCCATGCTTGGAAAACTCTCAGAGAAGATCGACCAGCTGGAGAAGAACCTAGATCTTAAGTTTG ATGTCTTGGACGAGAACCAAAGCAAGCTGAGCGAAGACTTGATGGAGTTCCGCAGAGATGCCTCAATGCTGAAT GATGAACTTTCCCACATCAACGCTCGGCTGAACATGGGAATACTTGGCT CCTACGACCCCCAGCAGATATTtaagtgtaagggtactttcgtgGGGCACCAAGGCCCAGTGTGGTGTTTATGCGTCTACTCCATAGGAGATCTGCTGTTTAGTGGCTCCTCTGACAAAACCATAAAG GTGTGGGACACCTGTACAACGTACAAATGCCAAAAGACGCTGGAGGGGCATGACGGCATCGTACTGGCCCTTTGTATTCAAGG AAGCAAGCTCTACAGCGGCTCAGCGGACTGCACCATAATT GTGTGGGACATCCCAACTCTCATGAAAGTGAACACTATCCGAGCGCATGACAACCCAGTGTGCACTCTAGTGTCCTCACACAACATGCTCTTCAGCGGCTCCCTAAAAGCCATCAAG GTTTGGGACATAGTGGGTACAGATTTAAAGCTGAAGAAGGAGCTGACCGGTCTTAACCACTGGGTCCGTGCACTGGTGGCCTCACAGAACTACTTGTACAGCGGATCTTACCAGACCATAAAG ATATGGGACATTCGGACCCTGGAGTGTGTCCACGTCCTGCAGACTTCGGGTGGAAGTGTTTACTCCATTGCCGTCACCAACCACCACATCGTGTGCGGGACATATGAAAATCTCATCCAC gtCTGGGACATCGAGTCCAAGGAACAAGTTCGTACATTAACCGGACACGTGGGGACAGTGTACGCTTTAGCCGTCATCTCCACCCCTGACCAAACTAAGGTTTTCAGTGCCTCGTATGACAGATCTTTACGG
- the TRAF7 gene encoding E3 ubiquitin-protein ligase TRAF7 isoform X3, with protein METTFGPAFTPVTTITKADGANTFKQHRRTPSSSSTLAFSPRDDDDVMPPISSSRRSDSAISVRSLHSESNMPLRSTFSLHEEEEEPDPLVFAEQPSVKLCCQLCCSVFKDPVITTCGHTFCRRCALTSEKCPVDNAKLTVVVNNIAVAEQIGELFIHCKYGCRPCANGKPTTYEVDPHGCPFTIKLSARKDHEGSCDYRPVRCPNNPNCPPLLKMNLEAHLKECEHIKCPHSKYGCTFIGNQDTYETHLETCKFEGLKEFLQQTDDRFHEMQVAMTQKDQEIAFLRSMLGKLSEKIDQLEKNLDLKFDVLDENQSKLSEDLMEFRRDASMLNDELSHINARLNMGILGSYDPQQIFKCKGTFVGHQGPVWCLCVYSIGDLLFSGSSDKTIKVWDTCTTYKCQKTLEGHDGIVLALCIQGSKLYSGSADCTIIVWDIPTLMKVNTIRAHDNPVCTLVSSHNMLFSGSLKAIKVWDIVGTDLKLKKELTGLNHWVRALVASQNYLYSGSYQTIKIWDIRTLECVHVLQTSGGSVYSIAVTNHHIVCGTYENLIHVWDIESKEQVRTLTGHVGTVYALAVISTPDQTKVFSASYDRSLRVWSMDNMICTQTLLRHQGSVTALAVSRGRLFSGAVDSTVKVWTC; from the exons ATGGAAACCACGTTTGGTCCAGCCTTTACACCGGTGACCACCATTACTAAAG CGGATGGTGCAAACACTTTCAAGCAGCACCGCCGGACGCCCTCCTCTTCCAGCACCTTAGCCTTCTCACCTCgagatgatgatgatgtcatg CCTCCGATTAGCAGCTCGCGGCGCTCGGACTCCGCCATATCTGTCCGCTCCTTGCACTCCGAGTCCAACATGCCCTTGCGCTCCACCTTCTCACTCCACGAAGAAGAGGAAGAGCCG GACCCCCTGGTATTCGCGGAGCAGCCCTCGGTGAAGCTTTGCTGCCAGCTGTGCTGCAGTGTATTTAAAGACCCTGTTATTACCACGTGCGGG CATACGTTCTGCAGGAGGTGCGCCTTAACATCAG AGAAGTGCCCGGTGGACAATGCCAAACTAACGGTGGTGGTGAATAACATCGCCGTCGCGGAGCAGATAGGGGAGCTTTTTATCCATTGTAAATACGGCTGCCGCCCCTGCGCCAATGGGAAGCCAACGACATACGAGGTGGACCCCCATGGCTGCCCCTTCACCATTAAACTAAGTGCCAGAAA GGACCATGAAGGCAGTTGTGATTATCGGCCGGTGCGTTGTCCTAATAATCCGAACTGCCCCCCACTGCTGAAAATGAACCTGGAGGCCCACCTGAAGGAGTGTGAACACATCAAGTGCCCTCATTCAAAGTATGG GTGCACGTTCATTGGGAACCAGGACACCTACGAAACACACCTAGAGACCTGTAAATTTGAGGGTCTCAAGGAATTCCTCCAGCAGACAGATGACCGATTCCACGAAATGCAAGTGGCCATGACACAGAAAGACCAGGAGATCGCCTTCCTCCGCTCCATGCTTGGAAAACTCTCAGAGAAGATCGACCAGCTGGAGAAGAACCTAGATCTTAAGTTTG ATGTCTTGGACGAGAACCAAAGCAAGCTGAGCGAAGACTTGATGGAGTTCCGCAGAGATGCCTCAATGCTGAAT GATGAACTTTCCCACATCAACGCTCGGCTGAACATGGGAATACTTGGCT CCTACGACCCCCAGCAGATATTtaagtgtaagggtactttcgtgGGGCACCAAGGCCCAGTGTGGTGTTTATGCGTCTACTCCATAGGAGATCTGCTGTTTAGTGGCTCCTCTGACAAAACCATAAAG GTGTGGGACACCTGTACAACGTACAAATGCCAAAAGACGCTGGAGGGGCATGACGGCATCGTACTGGCCCTTTGTATTCAAGG AAGCAAGCTCTACAGCGGCTCAGCGGACTGCACCATAATT GTGTGGGACATCCCAACTCTCATGAAAGTGAACACTATCCGAGCGCATGACAACCCAGTGTGCACTCTAGTGTCCTCACACAACATGCTCTTCAGCGGCTCCCTAAAAGCCATCAAG GTTTGGGACATAGTGGGTACAGATTTAAAGCTGAAGAAGGAGCTGACCGGTCTTAACCACTGGGTCCGTGCACTGGTGGCCTCACAGAACTACTTGTACAGCGGATCTTACCAGACCATAAAG ATATGGGACATTCGGACCCTGGAGTGTGTCCACGTCCTGCAGACTTCGGGTGGAAGTGTTTACTCCATTGCCGTCACCAACCACCACATCGTGTGCGGGACATATGAAAATCTCATCCAC gtCTGGGACATCGAGTCCAAGGAACAAGTTCGTACATTAACCGGACACGTGGGGACAGTGTACGCTTTAGCCGTCATCTCCACCCCTGACCAAACTAAGGTTTTCAGTGCCTCGTATGACAGATCTTTACGG